TCAATTCCTACTATGCTTGATAAATTTATTATGCAGCCGCTTTTCTGGAAGATCATTTGTTTAGCTGCGATTTGTAACATGTTCATGACCCCGAACACATTAGTCTCGTATATTTCCTGCATTAGTTCACGAGTTATCATGCCGATTAAAGCGTCCTTCATTATTCCTGCGTTATTTACAAGAATGTCAAGTTTTCCGGATTCTTTTCTGATTTGCAAGATAGATTTTTTTGCTGCTGATTCGTCTCTCACGTCGAAATATAGAGCTTTGACCGTTGTATTATATTCTTTGCTGATTTCTTCACATAGAGAATCTATATTTTTAGGTGCTCGGCAATTAGCATAAACGATCGCCCCCTCTTCAGCAAATTTTTTAACTGCAGCGGCTCCGATTCCCCGGCTGGCTCCTGTGATTAAG
The Synergistaceae bacterium genome window above contains:
- a CDS encoding SDR family oxidoreductase encodes the protein MLNNKVCLITGASRGIGAAAVKKFAEEGAIVYANCRAPKNIDSLCEEISKEYNTTVKALYFDVRDESAAKKSILQIRKESGKLDILVNNAGIMKDALIGMITRELMQEIYETNVFGVMNMLQIAAKQMIFQKSGCIINLSSIVGIEGNSGQLVYSATKGAVAAMTKTAAKELAHYGIRVNAVAPGMIDTDMFRSIGQEKINNYLNNIRMGRLGTPEDIADVIAFLASDLARYMTGEILGVNGGAMI